One Brachybacterium kimchii genomic window carries:
- a CDS encoding bifunctional 2-methylcitrate synthase/citrate synthase, with product MSPSSQSDPAKNPSTGPEIHRGLAGVVTDVTAISKVNPETNSLLYRGYPVPQLAATQPFEAVAHLLWTGELPTDAEIEEDRAHERAHRALAPEVKAALDSLPATCHPMDSVRTAVSVLGGLDPAAQDDSPAAELEKARRLLAQLPAVIAYEQRRRRAGGPTEPIAPREDLDYSQNFLWMTFGEEAAPEVVDAFRVSMVLYAEHSFNASTFTARVITSTLSDLHSAVVGAIGALKGPLHGGANEAVMHTFEEIGIRPEESESAAKDRAKAWMDDALAQKKKVMGFGHRVYKNGDSRVPTMKQALDAMIDHVGRPEILGLYNGLEQSMDEAKSIKPNLDYPAGPTYHLMGFDTEMFTPLFIASRITGWTAHIMEQRAANALIRPLSEYVGPEERPVPGA from the coding sequence ATGAGCCCGAGCAGCCAGAGCGACCCCGCGAAGAACCCGTCGACCGGCCCCGAGATCCACCGCGGGCTCGCGGGCGTCGTCACCGACGTCACGGCGATCTCGAAGGTCAACCCCGAGACCAACTCCCTGCTCTACCGCGGCTATCCGGTGCCCCAGCTCGCCGCGACCCAGCCCTTCGAGGCCGTCGCCCATCTGCTGTGGACCGGCGAGCTGCCCACGGACGCGGAGATCGAGGAGGACCGCGCCCACGAGCGCGCCCACCGCGCGCTCGCGCCCGAGGTGAAGGCGGCCCTGGACTCCCTGCCCGCCACCTGCCACCCGATGGATTCCGTGCGCACCGCCGTCTCGGTCCTGGGTGGTCTGGATCCCGCCGCGCAGGACGACTCGCCCGCCGCGGAGCTCGAGAAGGCCCGGAGGCTGCTCGCACAGCTTCCCGCCGTCATCGCCTACGAGCAGCGGCGGCGCCGCGCCGGAGGGCCCACCGAGCCGATCGCCCCGCGCGAGGACCTCGACTACTCCCAGAACTTCCTGTGGATGACCTTCGGGGAGGAGGCGGCGCCCGAGGTCGTCGATGCCTTCCGCGTCTCGATGGTGCTCTACGCCGAGCACTCCTTCAACGCCTCCACCTTCACCGCGCGCGTCATCACCTCGACGCTCTCCGATCTGCACTCGGCGGTCGTGGGCGCGATCGGCGCCCTCAAGGGCCCCCTGCACGGCGGCGCCAACGAGGCCGTCATGCACACCTTCGAGGAGATCGGGATCCGCCCCGAGGAGTCCGAGTCCGCGGCGAAGGACCGCGCGAAGGCCTGGATGGACGACGCCCTCGCGCAGAAGAAGAAGGTCATGGGCTTCGGGCACCGCGTCTACAAGAACGGCGACTCGCGCGTGCCCACCATGAAGCAGGCGCTCGACGCGATGATCGACCACGTGGGCCGCCCGGAGATCCTGGGTCTCTACAACGGGCTCGAGCAGTCGATGGACGAGGCGAAGTCCATCAAACCCAACCTCGACTACCCCGCAGGCCCGACCTACCACCTGATGGGCTTCGACACCGAGATGTTCACACCGCTGTTCATCGCCTCGCGGATCACCGGATGGACCGCGCACATCATGGAGCAGCGGGCCGCGAACGCCCTGATCCGCCCGCTCTCGGAGTACGTCGGCCCCGAGGAGAGGCCGGTCCCGGGTGCGTGA